A single Phragmites australis chromosome 4, lpPhrAust1.1, whole genome shotgun sequence DNA region contains:
- the LOC133915546 gene encoding lariat debranching enzyme-like, producing MKIAVEGCMHGELDKVYDTLRSLEETEGVKIDLLLCCGDFQAVRNENDLQCVNVPPKFRTMNSFWKYYSGQVVAPYPTIFIGGNHEASNYLWELYYGGWAAPNIYFLGFSGVVKFGNIRIAGLSGIHKHWDYHLGHYERPPYTEDTKRSVYHVRHYDVLKLMHVKEPLDIFLSHDWPLGITEYGDWQKLILEKVFFEKEVNNRTLGSRPAAELLNKLKPPYWFSAHLHCKFPAIIQHGKDGPTTKFLALDKCLPGRNFLQVVDIPSEPGPYEIQYDEEWLAITRKFNNVFPLTRMRFTMRDEHLDTQDDQQWVRSKLSTRGPKPFDFVQTAPSFNPSNPVSKPFITVPCRNPQTESFLQLLELPYLLDSSNSEGVNRNVSSSQPGSTLVDDDIELPDETEDAAEDE from the exons ATGAAG ATCGCGGTGGAAGGGTGCATGCACGGGGAGCTGGACAAGGTCTACGACACGCTGCGCAGTCTCGAGGAGACCGAGGGCGTCAAGATTGATCTCCTCCTCTGCTGTGGCGATTTCCAG GCTGTTCGGAATGAGAATGATTTACAGTGTGTTAACGTCCCACCAAAGTTTCGTACCATGAACTCATTTTGGAAGTACTACTCAGGACAAGTAGTTGCTCCATACCCAACCATCTTCATCGGAGGAAATCATGAAGCATCCAATTATCTGTGGGAACT GTACTATGGAGGATGGGCAGCACCTAACATATACTTTTTGGGGTTTTCTGGTGTTGTTAAGTTTGGAAACATCCGAATTGCTGGATTGTCAGGAATACATAAGCATTGGGATTATCACTTAG GACACTACGAGAGGCCTCCATACACTGAAGATACTAAACGATCTGTTTACCATGTAAGGCATTATGATGTTCTCAAGCTCATGCATGTGAAGGAGCCTCTAGATATATTCTTGTCCCATGATTGGCCTCTGGGCATTACTGAGTATGGAGACTGGCAGAAGCTCATTTTAGAGAAAGTgttctttgaaaaagag GTTAACAACAGAACATTAGGCAGCAGACCTGCAGCTGAATTACTGAACAAACTAAAACCACCGTACTGGTTTTCTGCCCATCTCCACTGTAAGTTTCCTGCTATCATCCAGCACGGAAAGGATGGACCTACAACGAAGTTTCTTGCGCTTGATAAGTGCCTTCCTGGGCGCAATTTTTTGCAG GTTGTAGACATTCCATCTGAGCCAGGACCATATGAAATCCAGTATGATGAAGAATGGCTAGCAATAACACGAAAATTCAACAATGTTTTCCCCTTAACTCGGATGCGATTTACAATGCG GGATGAGCACCTTGACActcaagatgaccaacaatgGGTTAGGAGCAAGTTGAGTACTAGAGGGCCTAAGCCTTTTGATTTTGTCCAGACTGCACCATCTTTCAATCCTTCCAATCCAGTGTCTAAACCCTTTATAACAG TTCCCTGCAGGAATCCACAAACAGAGTCTTTTCTCCAGCTTCTGGAACTCCCATATCTGCTGGACTCATCTAACTCCGAGG GGGTCAATAGAAATGTGTCAAGCTCTCAACCAGGATCCACGCTTGTTGATGATGATATAGAACTACCGGATGAAACTGAAGATGCTGCGGAAGATGAGTGA
- the LOC133915547 gene encoding uncharacterized protein LOC133915547: MAPSASMLFLSYHQLRRPAEAAPKKEEEEAGGGVRLGVSSVFSLGAFARRRETAPAVRAEWKRGRERDAGEEEKAAAELEGKFEEALRLSCWSS; this comes from the coding sequence ATGGCCCCGAGCGCGTCGATGCTGTTCCTGAGCTACCACCAGCTCCGCAGGCCGGCGGAGgcagcgcccaagaaagaggaggaggaagctggCGGCGGCGTCCGGCTCGGCGTGAGCAGCGTTTTCTCACTCGGCGCCTTCGCGCGGCGGCGGGAGACGGCGCCGGCGGTGCGGGCCGAGTGGAAGAGAGGGCGCGAGCGCgacgccggcgaggaggagaaggcggcggcggagctggaAGGGAAATTCGAGGAGGCGCTGCGCCTCAGCTGCTGGTCTTCTTGA
- the LOC133915548 gene encoding FIP1[V]-like protein isoform X2 has translation MEDDDFGDLYTDIIIPTPTPASTSAPSNPAPAETLPRPPPNPNPTPAAAEAEDDDDWLLGGRDLIPGVDPTGDWADEDDDGGAATPPARREVSAPAKSPPAAEDLDPLIGGGVGDSEPAIPGLSSSAAAGAAGSDEWDSDSEDDIQIVLNETDGRRGLGEDEGDDEDGDDLVIVADGPHIPLMEEQDWGEDPTAAGAEGERKDGGEPGKAVAAPGGRIGYSGGSQGFHPQHHSMFKYVRPGASIGGASGAPGQFRPPGPPGSFSGRGRGDWRPAVGRGMNKSFHSGYGLDFTLPPHKTIFDIDMDTAFEEKPWKYPGADISDFFNFGLDEEKWKDFCKQLDLLRLESTMQSRIRVYESGRSEQVYDPDLPPELAAATGHPEISADNRNKIDNGHTDFSAQGRGPANMRTPVMTGRPIQVETGYGERLPSIDTRIPRMRGSDSVIEIVCQGHDPMADDTVDQTEKDSQGGNKGTHDVEDGKPYPSDKTNDSGHNSNLGKTEHKRRLPVSSEGDMLSLDTHAHSPPSYKTRGSPRGVRSLKGSLPGQNSSREFESSNEVIHRQTFSKRCRDSQRESETKGDSEGSPVAAADAADKLSTEDHLDDNDDRIPLLDSTEVDGDDATSDPNTPSETNEGDNLVHSSKKQKLIPMVEQPTGHNNSEQDESRALNSDNSKGRSGSSKDQQKRLESGEEVLQDRHSRRVNDVRRHHDVEERNLRRKDEYSRDVKPDVERSHLPPRGREDIHQPYANRDRVDIRGRSYDRARDTEIWPRREDSVHSRRAKEEDLRVEYNAEVGAGHRNKVRPIDRNDRDEDLHSRKRLDDGDWRSSRQRERGDMVLNRRESLDDSHIKRNKDDENLRRMKPENEDVMHGYRARDDHNRKKRERDDGNDQKRRDDSGRMLEKVDDRYHAKHKEDNWRQREREDRQRPKHENTLTLQREGRGTGRGGRIMDDKLVSGGRKKDEPRPSVLNKDTQERTRQNEPLRRGQGAEENSLKNKGRSDVHPRDDNSNNTERSRQEKPNNNRLSSSSDVRHAGRDRYRESRRKGRSSEPSEHDLHRSSKRRREDHERHRSGKVETKEASEQENSRDRGALSQKSQNPQPDNSFMKQVEEDAILDDENEDSRRGRSKLERWTSHKEIEYTNIDNETTETFPSIKVDVQTPTADELGKSEVCTAVGSSDIKSSGDTGQTSDKMTEEHDRHLDTVERLKRRSERFKLPMAGEEEAPQSKKMDAEVQPPQNESAAADMEVKPERPARKRRWTGS, from the exons atggaggACGACGACTTCGGCGACCTCTACACCGACATCATcatccccacccccacccccgcctccacctccgcgcCCTCCAACCCAGCGCCCGCCGAAACCCTACCCCGCCCtcccccaaaccctaaccctaccCCTGCCGCCGCCGAGGCTGAGGATGACGATGACTGGCTTCTAGGAGGAAGAGACCTCATCCCCGGGGTCGACCCGACCGGAGACTGGGCCGACGAGGACGATGATGGCGGCGCGGCCACGCCTCCCGCGAGGCGTGAGGTTTCTGCGCCCGCGAAGTCGCCCCCTGCCGCGGAGGATCTCGATCCGCTCATCGGGGGAGGCGTGGGCGACTCCGAGCCGGCTATCCCGGGGCTCTCATCGTCTGCGGCAGCTGGTGCGGCAGGGAGCGACGAGTGGGACAGCGACAGCGAGGACGACATCCAGATCGTGCTCAACGAGACGGACGGTCGCCGGGGACTCGGGGAGGATGAAGGTGACGACGAGGACGGTGATGACCTCGTCATCGTCGCGGACGGGCCCCACATCCCCTTGATGGAGGAGCAGGATTGGGGGGAGGACCCCACAGCGGCGGGGGCAGAAGGGGAGCGGAAGGACGGCGGTGAGCCTGGTAAGGCGGTGGCGGCACCCGGCGGGAGGATCGGGTACAGTGGCGGCAGCCAGGGGTTCCACCCGCAGCACCATTCCATGTTCAAG TATGTACGCCCTGGCGCTTCAATTGGTGGGGCTTCTGGTGCTCCTGGTCAGTTCCGCCCTCCTGGGCCTCCGGGTTCTTTCTCTGGTCGAGGAAGAGGTGACTGGAGGCCTGCTGTTGGTAGGGGCATGAATAAAAGCTTTCATTCAGGCTATGGA CTAGATTTTACACTTCCTCCTCACAA GACAATATTTGATATCGACATGGATACTGCATTTGAGGAGAAGCCATGGAAATACCCTGGTGCTGATATTTCAGACTTTTTTAACTTTGGccttgatgaagagaagtggaAAGACTTCTGCAAGCAGCTG GACCTACTGCGACTAGAGTCTACAATGCAATCTAGAATACGGGTGTACGAAAGTGGCCGCTCGGAAcag GTCTATGATCCAGATTTGCCACCAGAGCTAGCTGCTGCTACTGGTCATCCAGAAATATCTGCTGACAATCGCAACAAAATAGATAACGGGCATACAGATTTCAGTGCCCAAGGAAGAGGTCCAGCAAACATGCGGACGCCAGTG ATGACAGGGAGACCTATACAAGTTGAAACTGGTTACGGAGAACGCCTTCCATCTATTGATACACGCATACCTCGAATGCGTGGGTCAGATTCTGTTATCGAG ATTGTATGCCAGGGCCATGATCCAATGGCTGATGACACAGTGGACCAAACTGAGAAGGATTCTCAAGGAGGTAATAAAGGAACCCATGATGTTGAGGATGGCAAACCCTATCCATCAGATAAGACGAATGATTCTGGTCATAACTCAAATTTGGGGAAGACAGAACATAAGAGACGGCTACCAGTTTCATCTGAAGGTGATATGTTGTCCTTGGACACCCATGCCCACTCCCCTCCCAGTTACAAAACAAGAGGTTCTCCTCGCGGAGTAAG GTCATTGAAAGGAAGCTTACCGGGTCAGAACTCTAGTCGAGAATTTGAAAGCTCCAACGAAGTAATACATCGCCAAACATTCTCAAAGAGATGCCGTGATTCCCAGAGAGAGTCAGAAACTAAGGGTGATTCAGAGGGTTCacctgttgctgctgctgatgcagCAGATAAGCTGAGCACAGAAGATCAccttgatgataatgatgatagGATCCCATTGCTTGATAGTACTGaggtggatggtgatgatgctACCTCAGACCCTAACACACCTAGTGAGACAAATGAGGGTGATAACTTGGTTCACTCTAGTAAAAAGCAGAAACTTATTCCTATGGTTGAGCAGCCCACTGGACACAATAACAGTGAGCAGGACGAATCGAGGGCACTGAATAGTGACAATAGTAAAGGGAGGTCTGGTAGCAGCAAAGATCAACAGAAACGCCTTGAATCTGGTGAAGAAGTTCTTCAAGATAGGCATTCAAGGCGAGTAAATGATGTAAGAAGGCATCATGATGTGGAAGAGCGCAACCTCCGTCGAAAGGATGAGTACTCTCGCGATGTAAAACCAGATGTAGAAAGGTCACATTTGCCTCCCAGAGGCAGGGAAGATATCCACCAGCCTTATGCAAACAGAGATCGGGTTGACATACGGGGTAGAAGTTATGATAGGGCAAGAGATACAGAAATTTGGCCGAGGAGAGAAGATAGCGTTCACAGCAGACGAGCTAAAGAGGAAGATTTGAGGGTGGAGTACAATGCTGAAGTTGGTGCAGGGCATAGAAATAAGGTGAGGCCCATTGATAGGaatgatagagatgaagatCTTCATTCGCGGAAACGTTTGGATGATGGTGACTGGAGGAGCTCTCGACAAAGAGAGCGTGGTGATATGGTTTTGAATCGGCGTGAAAGTTTGGATGACTCACATATCAAGAGAAATAAGGATGACGAGAACTTGCGGAGAATGAAACCTGAAAATGAAGACGTGATGCATGGTTATAGAGCAAGGGATGATCATAAccgaaaaaagagagagagggatgatGGAAATGATCAGAAAAGAAGAGATGACAGTGGTAGGATGCTGGAGAAGGTCGATGATCGTTATCATGCCAAACACAAAGAAGACAACTGGCgacagagagaaagagaggacaGACAGAGACCCAAGCATGAAAACACATTAACCCTtcagagagaagggagaggaacTGGTCGGGGTGGACGGATTATGGATGATAAGTTAGTCAGTGGTGGTAGGAAGAAGGATGAACCGAGACCATCAGTATTAAACAAAGATACCCAAGAGCGCACCAGGCAAAATGAACCTTTGAGGAGAGGCCAGGGTGCGGAAGAAAACAGCCTGAAGAATAAAGGGCGGTCTGATGTACATCCACGCGATGACAATTCAAATAATACTGAGAGGTCCAGGCAAGAAAAACCAAACAATAATCGTCTATCTAGCAGTTCTGATGTTCGCCATGCGGGTAGAGATAGGTACAGGGAGAGTAGAAGAAAGGGCAGAAGTTCCGAGCCTAGTGAGCACGATCTTCACAGATCGAGCAAAAGGAGACGTGAAGACCATGAAAGACATCGAAGTGGGAAG GTTGAGACAAAAGAAGCGAGCGAGCAAGAGAACAGTAGAGATCGTGGCGCATTATCCCAAAAGAGCCAGAATCCTCAACCAGATAATTCATTCATGAAACAAGTTGAAGAAGACGCCATATTAGATGATGAGAATGAGGATTCAAGGAGGGGCCGCTCTAAGTTAGAGCGATGGACGAGCCACAAAGAGATAGAATATACTAATATTGATAATGAAACTACAGAGACATTTCCGTCCATCAAAGTTGATGTTCAAACCCCCACTGCCGATGAGTTAGGTAAATCTGAAGTTTGTACTGCAGTTGGCAGTTCAGACATCAAGAGCAGTGGTGATACTGGGCAGACATCTGATAAGATGACTGAGGAGCATGACCGACATCTAGATACAGTTGAGAGGCTCAAGAGACGAAGTGAGCGTTTCAAACTTCCCATGGCCGGTGAGGAGGAGGCACCACAGAGCAAAAAGATGGATGCTGAAGTGCAGCCTCCCCAAAATGAATCTGCTGCTGCCGATATGGAAGTGAAGCCAGAGCGTCCAGCTCGCAAAAGGAGATGGACTGGGAGTTAA
- the LOC133915548 gene encoding FIP1[V]-like protein isoform X1, protein MEDDDFGDLYTDIIIPTPTPASTSAPSNPAPAETLPRPPPNPNPTPAAAEAEDDDDWLLGGRDLIPGVDPTGDWADEDDDGGAATPPARREVSAPAKSPPAAEDLDPLIGGGVGDSEPAIPGLSSSAAAGAAGSDEWDSDSEDDIQIVLNETDGRRGLGEDEGDDEDGDDLVIVADGPHIPLMEEQDWGEDPTAAGAEGERKDGGEPGKAVAAPGGRIGYSGGSQGFHPQHHSMFKYVRPGASIGGASGAPGQFRPPGPPGSFSGRGRGDWRPAVGRGMNKSFHSGYGMTPWGGSGRDFGGGLDFTLPPHKTIFDIDMDTAFEEKPWKYPGADISDFFNFGLDEEKWKDFCKQLDLLRLESTMQSRIRVYESGRSEQVYDPDLPPELAAATGHPEISADNRNKIDNGHTDFSAQGRGPANMRTPVMTGRPIQVETGYGERLPSIDTRIPRMRGSDSVIEIVCQGHDPMADDTVDQTEKDSQGGNKGTHDVEDGKPYPSDKTNDSGHNSNLGKTEHKRRLPVSSEGDMLSLDTHAHSPPSYKTRGSPRGVRSLKGSLPGQNSSREFESSNEVIHRQTFSKRCRDSQRESETKGDSEGSPVAAADAADKLSTEDHLDDNDDRIPLLDSTEVDGDDATSDPNTPSETNEGDNLVHSSKKQKLIPMVEQPTGHNNSEQDESRALNSDNSKGRSGSSKDQQKRLESGEEVLQDRHSRRVNDVRRHHDVEERNLRRKDEYSRDVKPDVERSHLPPRGREDIHQPYANRDRVDIRGRSYDRARDTEIWPRREDSVHSRRAKEEDLRVEYNAEVGAGHRNKVRPIDRNDRDEDLHSRKRLDDGDWRSSRQRERGDMVLNRRESLDDSHIKRNKDDENLRRMKPENEDVMHGYRARDDHNRKKRERDDGNDQKRRDDSGRMLEKVDDRYHAKHKEDNWRQREREDRQRPKHENTLTLQREGRGTGRGGRIMDDKLVSGGRKKDEPRPSVLNKDTQERTRQNEPLRRGQGAEENSLKNKGRSDVHPRDDNSNNTERSRQEKPNNNRLSSSSDVRHAGRDRYRESRRKGRSSEPSEHDLHRSSKRRREDHERHRSGKVETKEASEQENSRDRGALSQKSQNPQPDNSFMKQVEEDAILDDENEDSRRGRSKLERWTSHKEIEYTNIDNETTETFPSIKVDVQTPTADELGKSEVCTAVGSSDIKSSGDTGQTSDKMTEEHDRHLDTVERLKRRSERFKLPMAGEEEAPQSKKMDAEVQPPQNESAAADMEVKPERPARKRRWTGS, encoded by the exons atggaggACGACGACTTCGGCGACCTCTACACCGACATCATcatccccacccccacccccgcctccacctccgcgcCCTCCAACCCAGCGCCCGCCGAAACCCTACCCCGCCCtcccccaaaccctaaccctaccCCTGCCGCCGCCGAGGCTGAGGATGACGATGACTGGCTTCTAGGAGGAAGAGACCTCATCCCCGGGGTCGACCCGACCGGAGACTGGGCCGACGAGGACGATGATGGCGGCGCGGCCACGCCTCCCGCGAGGCGTGAGGTTTCTGCGCCCGCGAAGTCGCCCCCTGCCGCGGAGGATCTCGATCCGCTCATCGGGGGAGGCGTGGGCGACTCCGAGCCGGCTATCCCGGGGCTCTCATCGTCTGCGGCAGCTGGTGCGGCAGGGAGCGACGAGTGGGACAGCGACAGCGAGGACGACATCCAGATCGTGCTCAACGAGACGGACGGTCGCCGGGGACTCGGGGAGGATGAAGGTGACGACGAGGACGGTGATGACCTCGTCATCGTCGCGGACGGGCCCCACATCCCCTTGATGGAGGAGCAGGATTGGGGGGAGGACCCCACAGCGGCGGGGGCAGAAGGGGAGCGGAAGGACGGCGGTGAGCCTGGTAAGGCGGTGGCGGCACCCGGCGGGAGGATCGGGTACAGTGGCGGCAGCCAGGGGTTCCACCCGCAGCACCATTCCATGTTCAAG TATGTACGCCCTGGCGCTTCAATTGGTGGGGCTTCTGGTGCTCCTGGTCAGTTCCGCCCTCCTGGGCCTCCGGGTTCTTTCTCTGGTCGAGGAAGAGGTGACTGGAGGCCTGCTGTTGGTAGGGGCATGAATAAAAGCTTTCATTCAGGCTATGGAATGACTCCATGGGGTGGTTCAGGGCGTGATTTTGGTGGTGGACTAGATTTTACACTTCCTCCTCACAA GACAATATTTGATATCGACATGGATACTGCATTTGAGGAGAAGCCATGGAAATACCCTGGTGCTGATATTTCAGACTTTTTTAACTTTGGccttgatgaagagaagtggaAAGACTTCTGCAAGCAGCTG GACCTACTGCGACTAGAGTCTACAATGCAATCTAGAATACGGGTGTACGAAAGTGGCCGCTCGGAAcag GTCTATGATCCAGATTTGCCACCAGAGCTAGCTGCTGCTACTGGTCATCCAGAAATATCTGCTGACAATCGCAACAAAATAGATAACGGGCATACAGATTTCAGTGCCCAAGGAAGAGGTCCAGCAAACATGCGGACGCCAGTG ATGACAGGGAGACCTATACAAGTTGAAACTGGTTACGGAGAACGCCTTCCATCTATTGATACACGCATACCTCGAATGCGTGGGTCAGATTCTGTTATCGAG ATTGTATGCCAGGGCCATGATCCAATGGCTGATGACACAGTGGACCAAACTGAGAAGGATTCTCAAGGAGGTAATAAAGGAACCCATGATGTTGAGGATGGCAAACCCTATCCATCAGATAAGACGAATGATTCTGGTCATAACTCAAATTTGGGGAAGACAGAACATAAGAGACGGCTACCAGTTTCATCTGAAGGTGATATGTTGTCCTTGGACACCCATGCCCACTCCCCTCCCAGTTACAAAACAAGAGGTTCTCCTCGCGGAGTAAG GTCATTGAAAGGAAGCTTACCGGGTCAGAACTCTAGTCGAGAATTTGAAAGCTCCAACGAAGTAATACATCGCCAAACATTCTCAAAGAGATGCCGTGATTCCCAGAGAGAGTCAGAAACTAAGGGTGATTCAGAGGGTTCacctgttgctgctgctgatgcagCAGATAAGCTGAGCACAGAAGATCAccttgatgataatgatgatagGATCCCATTGCTTGATAGTACTGaggtggatggtgatgatgctACCTCAGACCCTAACACACCTAGTGAGACAAATGAGGGTGATAACTTGGTTCACTCTAGTAAAAAGCAGAAACTTATTCCTATGGTTGAGCAGCCCACTGGACACAATAACAGTGAGCAGGACGAATCGAGGGCACTGAATAGTGACAATAGTAAAGGGAGGTCTGGTAGCAGCAAAGATCAACAGAAACGCCTTGAATCTGGTGAAGAAGTTCTTCAAGATAGGCATTCAAGGCGAGTAAATGATGTAAGAAGGCATCATGATGTGGAAGAGCGCAACCTCCGTCGAAAGGATGAGTACTCTCGCGATGTAAAACCAGATGTAGAAAGGTCACATTTGCCTCCCAGAGGCAGGGAAGATATCCACCAGCCTTATGCAAACAGAGATCGGGTTGACATACGGGGTAGAAGTTATGATAGGGCAAGAGATACAGAAATTTGGCCGAGGAGAGAAGATAGCGTTCACAGCAGACGAGCTAAAGAGGAAGATTTGAGGGTGGAGTACAATGCTGAAGTTGGTGCAGGGCATAGAAATAAGGTGAGGCCCATTGATAGGaatgatagagatgaagatCTTCATTCGCGGAAACGTTTGGATGATGGTGACTGGAGGAGCTCTCGACAAAGAGAGCGTGGTGATATGGTTTTGAATCGGCGTGAAAGTTTGGATGACTCACATATCAAGAGAAATAAGGATGACGAGAACTTGCGGAGAATGAAACCTGAAAATGAAGACGTGATGCATGGTTATAGAGCAAGGGATGATCATAAccgaaaaaagagagagagggatgatGGAAATGATCAGAAAAGAAGAGATGACAGTGGTAGGATGCTGGAGAAGGTCGATGATCGTTATCATGCCAAACACAAAGAAGACAACTGGCgacagagagaaagagaggacaGACAGAGACCCAAGCATGAAAACACATTAACCCTtcagagagaagggagaggaacTGGTCGGGGTGGACGGATTATGGATGATAAGTTAGTCAGTGGTGGTAGGAAGAAGGATGAACCGAGACCATCAGTATTAAACAAAGATACCCAAGAGCGCACCAGGCAAAATGAACCTTTGAGGAGAGGCCAGGGTGCGGAAGAAAACAGCCTGAAGAATAAAGGGCGGTCTGATGTACATCCACGCGATGACAATTCAAATAATACTGAGAGGTCCAGGCAAGAAAAACCAAACAATAATCGTCTATCTAGCAGTTCTGATGTTCGCCATGCGGGTAGAGATAGGTACAGGGAGAGTAGAAGAAAGGGCAGAAGTTCCGAGCCTAGTGAGCACGATCTTCACAGATCGAGCAAAAGGAGACGTGAAGACCATGAAAGACATCGAAGTGGGAAG GTTGAGACAAAAGAAGCGAGCGAGCAAGAGAACAGTAGAGATCGTGGCGCATTATCCCAAAAGAGCCAGAATCCTCAACCAGATAATTCATTCATGAAACAAGTTGAAGAAGACGCCATATTAGATGATGAGAATGAGGATTCAAGGAGGGGCCGCTCTAAGTTAGAGCGATGGACGAGCCACAAAGAGATAGAATATACTAATATTGATAATGAAACTACAGAGACATTTCCGTCCATCAAAGTTGATGTTCAAACCCCCACTGCCGATGAGTTAGGTAAATCTGAAGTTTGTACTGCAGTTGGCAGTTCAGACATCAAGAGCAGTGGTGATACTGGGCAGACATCTGATAAGATGACTGAGGAGCATGACCGACATCTAGATACAGTTGAGAGGCTCAAGAGACGAAGTGAGCGTTTCAAACTTCCCATGGCCGGTGAGGAGGAGGCACCACAGAGCAAAAAGATGGATGCTGAAGTGCAGCCTCCCCAAAATGAATCTGCTGCTGCCGATATGGAAGTGAAGCCAGAGCGTCCAGCTCGCAAAAGGAGATGGACTGGGAGTTAA
- the LOC133914160 gene encoding uncharacterized protein LOC133914160, protein MASISNNFSAFRIILGSSSPARREILADMGYEFTVMSADIDERDIRRKKPEELVKALAEAKAEAIKLKLHGYCNPDRDQPTLLITSDQVMVSKGMIRERPRSAEEAREFIKGYSGDRAFAVNFVLVTNLTSGVTKGGWDIPEIKFQHIPEEFIDRVVNQGDMTCVAGGLKLTHPSVLPFIKKQVGAADSVRGLPRELTEKLIRESLEADSQSVSVCNQELSRC, encoded by the exons ATGGCttccatctccaacaacttctcAGCTTTCAGG atcaTACTTGGATCGTCGTCACCGGCGCGCCGCGAGATCTTGGCCGACATGGGATACGAGTTCACCGTCATG AGTGCCGACATCGACGAGAGAGACATCCGGAGGAAGAAGCCAGAGGAGCTGGTCAAGGCCTTGGCTGAAGCTAAG GCTGAGGCCATCAAGCTGAAGCTTCATGGCTACTGTAATCCAGACAGAGACCAACCTACCCTCCTGATCACTTCTGACCAG GTTATGGTGAGcaaagggatgataagggagaGGCCAAGAAGCGCAGAAGAAGCCAGAGAATTTATCAAGG GGTATTCCGGTGATCGAGCATTTGCAGTTAACTTTGTTCTTGTGACCAACCTTACCTCTGGGGTTACAAAAGGAGGATGGGACATACCTGAG ATCAAGTTTCAGCACATACCGGAAGAGTTCATCGACAGAGTG GTTAATCAAGGAGACATGACCTGCGTGGCTGGCGGGCTTAAGCTGACACATCCATCAGTGCTGCCTTTCATCAAAAAACAA GTCGGTGCAGCGGACAGCGTTCGAGGTCTTCCAAGGGAGCTCACCGAGAAGCTTATTCGAGAATCACTGGAAGCAGACTCACAGAGCGTATCCGTTTGCAACCAGGAGTTGTCGAGAtgttag